Proteins co-encoded in one Arachis hypogaea cultivar Tifrunner chromosome 11, arahy.Tifrunner.gnm2.J5K5, whole genome shotgun sequence genomic window:
- the LOC112723430 gene encoding probable WRKY transcription factor 32 isoform X2: MNCRGALLRRIWMSKLKVRSFHAQETDGPREKETIASEAVQPPPTQIENQPQVSACSTPLSELSPTSVTQSLSSVPSQIVPKQKMPPLKINNVHVPQLDKKIPSGGKHVSCGSVARVSVSDGYSWRKYGQKQVKSPTGSRSYYRCTHSECSAKKIECNDDVGRVIDVVYKSQHSHDPPHKPNSTRESKLVSSSEPPNVENKVSQQLSIRGLKNSDPSPSKEPLQDAPRTADKKRPNSSNLSDNGKVILKEEHVNEPEPKKRMKKDDLADLDSPVKSGKKSRFVVHAEGDVGISGDGYRWRKYGQKMVKGNPHPRNYYRCTSAGCPVRKHIETAVDNSNAVIITYKGVHDHDMPVPKKRRGPPSAPLVAAAAPASMNNSQSKKKPDSPQKQNKSTQWSVDTEGELSGEAMDLGGEKAMESARTLLSIGFEIKPC; encoded by the exons ATG AATTGCAGGGGAGCCCTGCTACGCCGGATATGGATGTCAAAGCTGAAAGTAAG GTCATTTCATGCTCAGGAGACAGATGGACCTCGTGAAAAGGAAACTATTGCAAGTGAAGCAGTACAACCACCTCCAACTCAGATAGAAAATCAGCCACAGGTGTCTGCATGTTCAACTCCATTGTCAGAACTGTCACCAACCTCTGTTACACAATCTTTATCATCTGTTCCTAGTCAAATTGTCCCCAAACAGAAAATGCCACCTTTGAAGATTAATAATGTTCATGTGCCACAATTGGACAAAAAAATTCCTTCTGGTGGCAAACATGTTTCTTGTGGTTCTGTTGCAAGGGTTTCAGTTTCTGATGGTTACAGCTGGCGGAAGTATGGTCAGAAGCAAGTGAAGAGTCCCACAGGGTCTCGAAGCTATTACAGGTGTACTCATTCAGAATGTTCTGCAAAGAAGATTGAATGCAATGATGATGTGGGTCGTGTAATAGATGTTGTTTATAAAAGTCAACACAGTCATGATCCCCCACATAAGCCTAATTCTACAAGGGAAAGTAAGTTAGTGTCTTCCAGTGAACCTCCTAATGTAGAAAACAAAGTTTCTCAGCAGCTATCTATCAGAGGTCTGAAAAACTCTGATCCGTCTCCTTCAAAAGAACCCTTACAAGATGCACCTCGCACTGCTGACAAGAAAAGACCAAACTCATCTAATCTCAGTGACAATGGTAAAGTTATTTTGAAGGAGGAGCACGTTAATGAGCCAGAGCCAAAAAAAAG AATGAAGAAAGATGACTTAGCAGACTTGGATTCCCCTGTAAAATCTGGAAAGAAATCAAGGTTTGTTGTACATGCAGAAGGGGATGTAGGTATATCAGGTGATGGATACCGATGGCGCAAGTATGGACAGAAAATGGTGAAGGGGAATCCACATCCGAG AAACTACTACAGATGCACTTCTGCTGGGTGTCCTGTCCGAAAACACATTGAGACTGCTGTTGATAACTCGAACGCCGTCATCATAACATACAAGGGTGTACATGACCATGACATGCCTGTGCCAAAGAAACGACGTGGCCCACCCAGTGCTCCTCTTGTGGCTGCTGCAGCTCCGGCATCCATGAACAATTCGCAGTCAAAGAAAAAACCTGATTCTCCTCAAAAACAGAACAAGTCTACTCAATGGTCGGTGGACACTGAAGGAGAACTAAGCGGGGAAGCCATGGATCTTGGAGGTGAAAAGGCAATGGAGTCAGCTCGCACACTTCTGAGCATAGGATTCGAAATTAAGCCATGCTGA
- the LOC112723430 gene encoding probable WRKY transcription factor 32 isoform X1: MAEQPSSAEAVTEGAPELLPKEKDSEGGEGGNEQGQQGKASEGEERASESPCETESQRAVMKSSDKPLKGSNSGTLAAESLVVNNRSDELQGSPATPDMDVKAESKETDGPREKETIASEAVQPPPTQIENQPQVSACSTPLSELSPTSVTQSLSSVPSQIVPKQKMPPLKINNVHVPQLDKKIPSGGKHVSCGSVARVSVSDGYSWRKYGQKQVKSPTGSRSYYRCTHSECSAKKIECNDDVGRVIDVVYKSQHSHDPPHKPNSTRESKLVSSSEPPNVENKVSQQLSIRGLKNSDPSPSKEPLQDAPRTADKKRPNSSNLSDNGKVILKEEHVNEPEPKKRMKKDDLADLDSPVKSGKKSRFVVHAEGDVGISGDGYRWRKYGQKMVKGNPHPRNYYRCTSAGCPVRKHIETAVDNSNAVIITYKGVHDHDMPVPKKRRGPPSAPLVAAAAPASMNNSQSKKKPDSPQKQNKSTQWSVDTEGELSGEAMDLGGEKAMESARTLLSIGFEIKPC, translated from the exons ATGGCTGAGCAACCAAGCTCCGCCGAAGCTGTCACGGAGGGAGCGCCGGAGCTTCTCCCGAAAGAGAAGGATTCAGAAGGCGGCGAAGGTGGAAACGAACAAGGACAACAAGGGAAGGCGTCAGAGGGAGAAGAACGAGCTAGCGAATCGCCTTGCGAAACTGAGTCGCAGCGCGCCGTGATGAAGAGTTCTGATAAACCTCTGAAGGGGTCGAATTCAGGAACCCTAGCTGCTGAATCACTTGTTGTGAACAATCGGAGTGATG AATTGCAGGGGAGCCCTGCTACGCCGGATATGGATGTCAAAGCTGAAAGTAAG GAGACAGATGGACCTCGTGAAAAGGAAACTATTGCAAGTGAAGCAGTACAACCACCTCCAACTCAGATAGAAAATCAGCCACAGGTGTCTGCATGTTCAACTCCATTGTCAGAACTGTCACCAACCTCTGTTACACAATCTTTATCATCTGTTCCTAGTCAAATTGTCCCCAAACAGAAAATGCCACCTTTGAAGATTAATAATGTTCATGTGCCACAATTGGACAAAAAAATTCCTTCTGGTGGCAAACATGTTTCTTGTGGTTCTGTTGCAAGGGTTTCAGTTTCTGATGGTTACAGCTGGCGGAAGTATGGTCAGAAGCAAGTGAAGAGTCCCACAGGGTCTCGAAGCTATTACAGGTGTACTCATTCAGAATGTTCTGCAAAGAAGATTGAATGCAATGATGATGTGGGTCGTGTAATAGATGTTGTTTATAAAAGTCAACACAGTCATGATCCCCCACATAAGCCTAATTCTACAAGGGAAAGTAAGTTAGTGTCTTCCAGTGAACCTCCTAATGTAGAAAACAAAGTTTCTCAGCAGCTATCTATCAGAGGTCTGAAAAACTCTGATCCGTCTCCTTCAAAAGAACCCTTACAAGATGCACCTCGCACTGCTGACAAGAAAAGACCAAACTCATCTAATCTCAGTGACAATGGTAAAGTTATTTTGAAGGAGGAGCACGTTAATGAGCCAGAGCCAAAAAAAAG AATGAAGAAAGATGACTTAGCAGACTTGGATTCCCCTGTAAAATCTGGAAAGAAATCAAGGTTTGTTGTACATGCAGAAGGGGATGTAGGTATATCAGGTGATGGATACCGATGGCGCAAGTATGGACAGAAAATGGTGAAGGGGAATCCACATCCGAG AAACTACTACAGATGCACTTCTGCTGGGTGTCCTGTCCGAAAACACATTGAGACTGCTGTTGATAACTCGAACGCCGTCATCATAACATACAAGGGTGTACATGACCATGACATGCCTGTGCCAAAGAAACGACGTGGCCCACCCAGTGCTCCTCTTGTGGCTGCTGCAGCTCCGGCATCCATGAACAATTCGCAGTCAAAGAAAAAACCTGATTCTCCTCAAAAACAGAACAAGTCTACTCAATGGTCGGTGGACACTGAAGGAGAACTAAGCGGGGAAGCCATGGATCTTGGAGGTGAAAAGGCAATGGAGTCAGCTCGCACACTTCTGAGCATAGGATTCGAAATTAAGCCATGCTGA